The Actinomadura graeca nucleotide sequence GTCGGCGTAGCAGGCGATCGCCCGGCCGGTGAGGGCGTCGATGATGCCGTGGACGCGGGTGGCGGTCAGGTCGTGGTTGGAGCCGGGCGATGTTGCCGAGGCCCGGATCAGGCGGCCGTGTGGGTCGGTGGGGAACTGGGCGTTCACGCCGTGCCGCCGGTGTTTGCCGGAGTGGATGCGCCGGTCGTCGGCGCCTGTGAGCCGGTCGGTCGGCACCAGGGTGCCGTCCAGGGTCACCAACGCCTTGCGTGTCGCGATGCGCATCGCGGTGCGCAGGCCGGGCGCCGGGGCGGCGAGCAACTCGATCACTTCGGTGACGTAGCGGTGGGCGGTCGCCGGCCCGGCGCCGAACGCGGCGGCCAGGGCGGGGAAGGTCTCGTTGCGGCGCAAGTGCACCGGGATCAGCAGGGC carries:
- a CDS encoding transposase family protein; this translates as MLLYRAALDLSPAYRRYVAHLLRAHRRRRIGSRWRALPSKRQALLIPVHLRRNETFPALAAAFGAGPATAHRYVTEVIELLAAPAPGLRTAMRIATRKALVTLDGTLVPTDRLTGADDRRIHSGKHRRHGVNAQFPTDPHGRLIRASATSPGSNHDLTATRVHGIIDALTGRAIACYADKTCSGAGGAIRTPYRRPKGGKPSKRKKLFNHHHAKIRPLGEQGAATLKRRHILRHARCSPARLTAIVQAILALHHHTN